The following are encoded in a window of Vicinamibacteria bacterium genomic DNA:
- a CDS encoding efflux RND transporter permease subunit — protein sequence MKFTDLFVKRPVLAIVVNLVILIAGLQSIRSLSVRQYPRSDIAVVRVTTTYVGASADLVRGFITTPLERVIASADGIDFMESSSAQALSSIIVHLKLNYDTNAALTQVQAKVAQVRNDLPPEAQAPVIELETADNQFAAMYLGFSADNLDENQITDYLTRVVQPKLSAVSGVQRADILGNRTFAMRIWLKPDKMAALGISPSQLRDALAKNNYLSALGKTKGSMVSVNLVANTDLRTPEEFRQLVVKSKDGVVVRLGEIADVSLGSENYEEDVRFNGQVATFMGVWVLPTANSLEVVKKVRETLPEIAAQLPAGMKLGVPYDSTAYIQDAINEVIKTLSETLLIVVIVIFLFLGSLRSVLIPVVAIPISLVGAVFLMLAAGFTINLLTLLAIVLSVGLVVDDAIVMVENVERHLHLGKSPFQAAIDAARELVGPIIAMTITLAAVYAPVALQGGLTGALFREFALTLAGAVIVSGVVALTLSPMMGSRLLRAGDTDRGLAGVINRRFEAVRRLYTKALSWTLRDRPAVFALWAIVILLAVPLYLFSQKELAPIEDQGVVFGYIQAAANSTLDQTKLFTAEVYEVYKSFPESDSIFQIISPTGGFGGMVTKPWSQRTKTAEQLMMESAGKLSNIPGIRAIPRTPAPLPGGGDFPVDLVIASTAEPKQLNEVANKLVMKAFGSGLYIFADADLKFDQPQTEVVFNRDKVRSQGVDLSQAGRDLSTLMGGDYVNRFSIQGRSYKVIPQVKRTERLTADQLQQMYVSGPGDKLVPLSTFASLKTSTEPRELKRFQQLNAVRIQGVIPPGVPLDRALTALEDEARRILPPGFTIDYAGESRQLRTEGSKFMATFLLSAILIYLVLAAQFESFRDPFIILAGSVPLAISGALLFSFLGFTTLNIYSQVGLITLVGLVSKNGILIVEFANHLQETGLDKLGAVVDAAATRLRPILMTTAATVLGHFPLVLASGPGAGARNSIGIMLVSGMIIGTFFTLFVVPAIYLLVARSRVPALAEAPMPELAEAV from the coding sequence GTGAAGTTCACCGACCTCTTCGTCAAGCGACCCGTCCTGGCCATCGTCGTCAACCTGGTCATCCTCATCGCCGGCCTGCAGTCCATCCGCTCGCTGAGCGTGCGTCAGTATCCGCGGAGCGACATTGCGGTCGTCCGGGTGACGACAACCTATGTGGGTGCTAGCGCCGACCTCGTGCGCGGCTTCATCACCACCCCGCTCGAGCGCGTGATCGCCAGCGCGGACGGCATCGACTTCATGGAGTCCTCCAGCGCCCAGGCCCTGAGCTCGATCATCGTCCACTTGAAGCTCAACTACGACACCAACGCCGCCCTCACCCAGGTCCAGGCAAAGGTGGCGCAGGTGCGGAACGACCTCCCCCCCGAGGCCCAGGCGCCGGTCATCGAGCTGGAGACCGCCGACAACCAGTTTGCCGCCATGTATTTGGGCTTTTCCGCCGACAACCTGGACGAGAACCAGATCACCGACTACCTCACCCGCGTCGTCCAGCCCAAGCTCTCCGCCGTGAGCGGCGTCCAGCGCGCCGACATCCTTGGCAATCGAACGTTCGCGATGCGCATTTGGCTCAAGCCCGACAAGATGGCCGCGCTGGGCATCTCTCCCTCCCAGCTGCGCGACGCGCTGGCCAAGAACAACTATCTCTCCGCCCTGGGCAAGACCAAGGGCTCGATGGTGTCGGTGAACCTCGTGGCCAACACTGACCTCCGCACCCCGGAGGAGTTCCGGCAGCTGGTGGTGAAGAGCAAGGACGGGGTGGTGGTGCGGCTCGGCGAGATAGCGGACGTCTCGCTGGGGTCGGAGAACTACGAGGAGGACGTCCGGTTCAACGGTCAGGTCGCCACCTTCATGGGCGTGTGGGTGCTCCCCACCGCCAACTCCCTCGAGGTCGTCAAGAAGGTTCGGGAGACCCTTCCCGAGATCGCGGCGCAGCTGCCGGCGGGCATGAAGCTGGGCGTCCCCTATGACTCCACGGCCTACATCCAGGACGCCATCAACGAGGTCATCAAGACCCTCAGCGAGACGCTCCTCATCGTGGTGATCGTGATCTTCCTGTTCCTGGGCTCCCTGCGGTCGGTGTTGATTCCCGTCGTGGCCATCCCCATCTCGCTGGTGGGGGCGGTGTTCCTCATGCTGGCGGCGGGCTTCACCATCAACCTGCTGACGCTCCTGGCCATCGTGCTCTCCGTCGGCTTGGTCGTAGACGACGCCATCGTCATGGTCGAGAACGTGGAGCGGCACCTCCACCTAGGCAAATCGCCCTTCCAGGCGGCGATCGATGCCGCGCGCGAGCTGGTGGGCCCGATCATCGCCATGACCATCACCCTGGCCGCCGTTTATGCCCCGGTCGCCCTCCAGGGCGGCCTCACGGGGGCGCTCTTCCGCGAGTTCGCCCTCACCCTGGCCGGCGCGGTGATCGTCTCCGGCGTGGTCGCGCTCACCCTCTCCCCCATGATGGGCTCCCGGCTGTTGCGGGCGGGCGACACGGACAGGGGTTTGGCGGGAGTGATCAACCGGCGGTTCGAGGCCGTGCGTCGCCTCTACACGAAGGCCCTCTCCTGGACGCTGCGCGATCGGCCCGCCGTCTTCGCCCTCTGGGCGATCGTCATCCTGCTGGCGGTGCCGCTCTACTTGTTCTCGCAGAAGGAGTTGGCGCCCATCGAGGACCAGGGCGTGGTCTTTGGATACATCCAGGCGGCCGCCAACTCCACTCTTGACCAGACCAAGCTGTTCACGGCCGAGGTCTACGAGGTCTACAAGTCGTTCCCCGAGTCGGACAGCATCTTCCAGATCATCTCCCCCACGGGGGGCTTCGGGGGCATGGTCACCAAGCCCTGGAGCCAGCGGACCAAGACCGCCGAGCAGCTCATGATGGAGTCGGCCGGGAAGCTGTCGAACATCCCGGGAATCCGCGCCATTCCCCGGACGCCGGCCCCGCTGCCCGGCGGCGGCGACTTCCCGGTGGACCTGGTGATCGCCTCCACCGCGGAGCCGAAGCAACTGAACGAAGTGGCCAACAAGCTCGTGATGAAGGCGTTCGGCAGCGGGCTGTACATCTTCGCCGACGCCGACCTCAAATTCGACCAGCCGCAGACGGAGGTGGTCTTCAATCGCGACAAGGTCCGATCCCAGGGCGTCGACTTGAGCCAGGCCGGGCGCGACCTCTCGACGCTGATGGGGGGCGACTACGTCAACCGCTTCAGCATTCAGGGGCGCAGCTACAAGGTGATTCCGCAGGTGAAGCGCACGGAGCGGCTCACCGCCGATCAGCTCCAGCAGATGTACGTGAGCGGGCCCGGCGACAAGCTCGTGCCGCTTTCCACCTTCGCCAGCTTGAAGACCAGTACCGAGCCGCGGGAGCTGAAGCGCTTCCAGCAGCTCAACGCCGTCCGCATCCAAGGCGTCATTCCCCCCGGGGTTCCCCTCGACCGCGCGCTCACCGCCCTCGAGGATGAGGCTCGCCGCATCCTTCCCCCCGGCTTCACCATCGACTACGCGGGCGAGTCGCGGCAGCTCCGCACCGAGGGCAGCAAGTTCATGGCCACCTTCCTGCTCTCGGCCATTCTCATTTATCTGGTCCTGGCCGCGCAGTTCGAGAGCTTCCGGGATCCCTTCATCATCCTGGCCGGCTCGGTTCCGCTGGCCATCTCGGGAGCTCTCCTTTTTTCCTTCCTCGGGTTCACGACCCTCAACATCTACAGCCAGGTGGGGCTCATCACGCTGGTGGGTCTGGTCTCGAAGAACGGGATCCTCATCGTGGAGTTCGCAAACCACCTACAGGAGACGGGCCTGGACAAGCTCGGCGCCGTGGTCGACGCCGCGGCCACGCGACTCCGCCCGATCCTGATGACCACGGCCGCCACCGTGCTCGGCCATTTCCCGCTCGTGCTCGCGAGCGGGCCCGGGGCCGGCGCGCGCAACAGCATCGGCATCATGCTCGTGAGCGGTATGATCATCGGCACCTTCTTCACGCTGTTCGTGGTGCCGGCGATCTATCTGCTCGTCGCGCGGTCGCGGGTGCCCGCGCTAGCGGAGGCCCCGATGCCGGAGCTGGCAGAGGCGGTCTGA
- a CDS encoding MarR family transcriptional regulator — MNDLAPGVRAGKLIYFLHTVEERLEAALEPLGLSVAKFGVLAKLVAAGEPLPLGTLAERMACVRSNMTQLIDRLEADQLVRRVADPGDRRSVRAELTKEGREHYAAALKIVEQAECELFSGLPKNQQDVLLKLLGSLKCGEH, encoded by the coding sequence TTGGCGCCCGGGGTTCGGGCCGGGAAGCTCATATATTTCCTGCACACCGTTGAGGAGCGGCTGGAAGCCGCGCTCGAGCCCTTGGGGCTCTCGGTCGCCAAGTTCGGCGTGCTCGCCAAGCTCGTGGCGGCGGGCGAGCCCCTCCCCCTCGGAACGTTGGCCGAGCGGATGGCCTGCGTCCGCTCGAACATGACCCAACTCATCGACCGCCTGGAAGCCGACCAGCTCGTGAGACGTGTTGCCGATCCCGGTGACCGCCGCTCGGTTCGCGCCGAGCTCACGAAGGAGGGCCGGGAGCACTATGCCGCTGCGCTCAAGATCGTCGAGCAGGCGGAGTGTGAGCTCTTCTCCGGGCTCCCCAAGAATCAGCAGGACGTCCTCCTCAAGCTTCTGGGCTCCCTAAAGTGCGGTGAGCATTGA
- a CDS encoding substrate-binding domain-containing protein: protein MASRKLVGSFFTLNEDYHALQRADLLSAAKRSGFGVEVLDAEENAVLQIHQLFQRIHAPLDERPLAFLVHTRVPDGLERVARNAAAAGIGWILLNRSAPYVEALRREYPRVTISAVAADNHEIGRIQARQFRAILPSGGSVLYVQGPPGTAAAQARLEGMNEGIVDTGIIIKVLPAEWTEASGEMAVAAWLRLKTSELFKPDLVGCQNDALALGARRALQAHRPEWARVPFTGCDGLPERGRRLVTTKELAATIEVAPCTGPAVDLIDQALKTDRPAPERVLVPPQSLPPIEGIDKASTRP from the coding sequence TTGGCGAGCCGGAAACTTGTCGGTTCATTTTTCACGCTCAACGAGGACTACCATGCGCTGCAGCGGGCGGATCTCCTCTCCGCGGCGAAGCGAAGCGGGTTCGGGGTCGAGGTCCTCGATGCCGAAGAAAACGCCGTCCTTCAAATCCATCAACTCTTCCAGAGGATCCACGCCCCGTTGGACGAGCGGCCGCTCGCCTTCCTGGTCCACACGCGCGTGCCGGACGGCCTCGAGCGCGTGGCCCGGAACGCAGCGGCCGCTGGGATTGGCTGGATCCTCCTGAATCGCAGCGCCCCCTATGTCGAAGCCTTGCGGCGGGAATACCCGCGGGTGACCATCTCTGCCGTCGCAGCAGACAACCACGAGATTGGCCGGATCCAAGCACGCCAGTTTCGCGCCATTTTGCCGAGCGGCGGATCCGTTCTCTATGTCCAGGGCCCGCCAGGGACGGCGGCTGCGCAAGCCCGGCTGGAGGGGATGAACGAGGGGATCGTGGACACCGGCATCATTATCAAGGTCCTACCCGCCGAGTGGACAGAAGCCAGCGGTGAAATGGCGGTCGCGGCGTGGCTTCGGCTCAAGACCTCTGAGCTTTTCAAGCCTGATCTGGTCGGCTGCCAAAACGACGCCTTGGCTCTGGGCGCTCGCAGGGCCCTCCAGGCGCACCGGCCCGAATGGGCGCGTGTGCCGTTTACGGGATGTGACGGGCTGCCTGAGAGGGGACGACGTCTCGTGACCACGAAGGAACTCGCAGCCACCATTGAGGTAGCCCCCTGCACGGGTCCGGCGGTCGATCTTATCGATCAGGCCTTGAAGACTGACAGGCCGGCGCCGGAGAGGGTTCTTGTTCCCCCTCAGTCGCTTCCGCCTATTGAGGGGATTGACAAGGCCAGCACAAGGCCCTGA
- a CDS encoding efflux RND transporter periplasmic adaptor subunit, with product MTKRMLLMLSAMALFIAAVGSVKFFQIKAAIAQASSFQPPPEAVTTVVARQEQWPATLDVIGTVVAVHGVTVSADLPGIVDRIFIESGRAVQAGDILVELDTRQEQAQLAAAVAAADLTRVSLERTRGLAQEGILSQADNDRAAAEHKQAEARVGEIQATIARKHIRAPFSGVVGIRQVNLGQYLSAGTPVIPMQSLDPIYVNFNVPQQELGRLHIGGDVRVHAEAVDPAGFAGKMTAVDSVVDEGTRNLRIQATLANPEGKLRPGMFVDTQILIGASHDIIALPASAVNYAPYGDTVFVVEELKGPKGEAYRGVRQQVVKLGVARGDQVAVLSGLRAGEEVASSGVFKLRNGAAVHVNNQVRPANDPAPKPEDN from the coding sequence ATGACTAAGCGGATGTTGTTGATGCTCAGCGCGATGGCCCTCTTCATCGCGGCTGTGGGCTCCGTCAAGTTCTTCCAGATCAAAGCCGCCATCGCCCAGGCGTCGTCCTTCCAGCCCCCGCCCGAGGCCGTCACCACGGTTGTGGCCCGGCAGGAGCAGTGGCCCGCCACACTGGACGTCATCGGGACCGTCGTTGCCGTTCACGGCGTCACCGTGAGCGCCGACCTGCCCGGCATCGTCGACCGGATCTTCATCGAGTCCGGCCGCGCGGTGCAGGCGGGGGACATCCTGGTCGAGCTCGACACCCGCCAGGAGCAGGCCCAACTCGCCGCCGCCGTTGCCGCCGCCGACCTCACTCGCGTCAGCCTCGAGCGCACGCGCGGTCTCGCGCAAGAGGGGATCCTCTCCCAGGCCGACAACGACCGGGCAGCGGCCGAGCACAAGCAAGCCGAAGCTCGCGTGGGCGAGATCCAGGCCACGATCGCGAGGAAGCACATTCGCGCGCCCTTCTCCGGAGTGGTCGGGATCCGTCAGGTCAACCTCGGTCAGTACCTCAGCGCCGGCACCCCCGTGATCCCGATGCAGTCGCTCGATCCGATTTACGTCAACTTCAACGTTCCACAGCAGGAGCTCGGCCGCCTGCACATCGGCGGTGACGTGCGGGTGCACGCGGAGGCGGTGGACCCCGCCGGCTTCGCGGGCAAGATGACCGCCGTCGACTCGGTGGTCGACGAGGGCACCCGAAACCTACGAATCCAGGCCACCCTTGCCAACCCTGAGGGCAAGCTGCGCCCGGGAATGTTCGTGGACACCCAGATCCTCATCGGCGCCAGCCACGACATCATCGCCCTCCCGGCCTCCGCCGTGAACTACGCGCCTTACGGCGACACCGTGTTCGTGGTCGAGGAGCTCAAGGGGCCGAAAGGCGAGGCTTACCGGGGCGTCCGCCAGCAGGTAGTGAAGCTGGGCGTCGCCCGCGGCGATCAGGTGGCCGTCCTCTCCGGCCTCCGCGCGGGCGAGGAAGTGGCGAGCTCCGGCGTGTTCAAGCTGCGCAACGGGGCCGCCGTCCACGTGAATAACCAGGTGCGGCCCGCCAACGACCCTGCACCCAAGCCCGAGGACAACTGA